A window of Streptomyces sp. Je 1-332 genomic DNA:
CACCATGTGAGCGCGGACCTCGTCGAGCGAGGCGCACTCGGCGGCGAGCCGCCGGTCGATGTCCGCCCGCCACGCGGGGTCGGACACCCCGTCGACCAGCAGGTGCCCCCCGTTGGCACAGATCGCGAACCGCGGTGCGGGGCCCGGCAGATGGATACGTCCGTACTGCTCGCGCGTCCGCGTGGTCGTCGGCACGAAGACCGTGCCGCGGCCCGCCTCGTCGAGCAGCCCGGCGGCGGTCTCGGTGACGTACGACAGCGGCTTGCTCTCGTAGACCTCGACGCAGAGCAGGCGCGGCGCTTCGGTGTCGGGCATGGTCAGACCGAGCGCGGCGGAGGAGTAGATGAGGGTGCGGTCGAGGTCACTGGCGACCAACACTGAACGAGAGGTGCTCACTTGGCGGCCACCGCCTTGCCGTCCGTACCGGTGGCTCCGCGCGTGAACTGAGGGTGGATCAGTCCGACGCAGGTGTAGGGGAGTTCGGACACCTCCTCGACCGGAACACCGCGCTGCTCCGCGAGGAGCCGTACGTGATCGAGGTCGGCCCCCGCGCCCTCGCGCGCCAGGATCTTCCAGGGGACGCGCCGCAACAGGACGCGCGTCGTCTCGCCGACGCCCGGCTTGACCAGGTTCACGTCGTGGATCCCGTACTCCTCGCTGATCCGCTCGACGGCGGCCCACCCCTCCCAGGTCGGGGCCCTGTCGGCCGAGAGCAGCTCCTTGACCTGGGCGTCGACGGAGTCGGCCACCTCGTCGAAGCGGGCGGTGACGGCGTCCAGGAAGTCGAGGGACACGTCGCCGTCGGCGAGCTCGCGGTAGAACTTGGCGCCGTGGAAGTCATCGGGCCCGACCAGATCCGCCCGCAGGACGGTACGTGATATCAGGCCGGACACCGTCGAGTTGAGGCAGGCCGAGGGGATGAGGAAGTCCTCGCGGGTGCCGTAGGTACGGACACAGGAGCCGGGGTCGGCGAGCACCGCGATCTCCGGATTGAAGCCGACCGGACCACCGGCCGCCTCGAACTCCCGCACCGCGTCGGCGAGTTCACGCGTGATCGCCCCCTTGCCCGTCCAGCCGTCGACGAAGACGACGTCGGCCGGGTCATGGTGGGCGGCGAGCCAGCGCAGCGCGTTGGCGTCGATACCGCGGCCACGCACGATCGAGACGGCGTAGTGCGGCAGGTCGAGGCCGTGCCGGTGCTGCGCCCAGCGCCGCATCAGCACGCCGACGGGCGTACCCGCACGGGCGAGGGAGACGAGGACCGGACGCGGGGAGCACTCGGCGAGCACGGTCTCGGTGACGGCACCGACGGCCTGCGCGATGCGGGCGGCGGAGGTGCCGAGCGCGGCACGGAACAGCTCTTGGTACTGCGGGCTCGGCTGGTACTCGACCGGCAGCGACTCGGCGTAGTGCGCGCCACCGCTCTGTATCGCCTCCTCGCGCTCCTCGGTGGGCGCCTCGAGCGTCACGTCCGAGAGGTCCTGGAGCAGCCAGCCGACGTCTTCGGCCGGGTACGAGGAGAAGTCGGGGCCGCGGAGAGGCTCGGGCAGCATGGAGGGCCTTTCGGGGACGTACTCAGAGGCTTGCTGGGGGACGTACGAGGGCACGACGGCGAGCAGCACCTGCGGTGCGTGCGCGGCGAGCTGCGCCAACAGGCCGTCGGGGGCGTGGAGTTCGGGGCGGTCGGCCACGGAGTCGACCACAAGGACGATCGCGTCGAAGCCCCCGCCGGCGACGTTGTACGCGTACCGCTCGCCGGGTCCGTCGGCGGGGTCGTCGTGCGCGGGGAAGACGAGGCGGCTGCGGATGGCGTAGCCGGGGTCGTCGACGGCCAGGACGGGCGATCGCGTGGTGGTCGAGTACCGCACCTCCACGGCACCACCGGACAACCGCTCCTCCAACGCCACGCCGAGAGCCAGCGGCGCGTACATCAACTCCTCGAAGCCGAGGACGAGGACGCGGGTGGCGGGAGTTGCTTCCGAGGCCGACTGCGGGACGGCATTCGGCGCGCCCCCCAGAGCCACCGCTTCCGCGAGCCGGTTCGCCATCCCCGGGAGCGCCGCATCGAGGGACGCCCTGTGCTCGGGGGTGAAGCCGTGGCGGCCGCCGTCCGGTACCGCGGCGGGCCAGGCGAGGTCGACCCGGGTGACCGAACCGGCCTCGCGGCGCGGGGCGGGGAGCGCCGAAGCCTCGTACTCCTCGACCAGCGCCTGCCCCCTCTCCAGGACCCCCTCCGGCAGGCTCACCGTGCCGGACGCCATCGCGATCAGGTCGACCCGCGCGCCGATCTCCCGGGCGAAGTCGGTCAGGCGGCCCTGGTCCTCGGGGGAACGCATGTCGACGAGCGCCACGATGACGTACCGCTCGCGCGGGTACAGCTCGTGCAGGGCGCGAATGGTGTTGAGGACCGTGTTGCCGGTGGAGAACTCGTCGTCCACGAGCACCAGCGGACCGTCCCTGGTGAGCAGCCGGGGGTCCTCGGGCAGCAGCAGGTGCGAGGTCGCGTGGGAGTGGGACTCCTCGAAGCCGCCCGCCCTGCGCACCCCGTCGACCGGGCGGCGCGTGGAGTGGAGGTAGGGCGCGAGGCCGATGCCGTCCGCGACGCAGTGGCCGAGGCCGGTCGCCGTCTCCGCGTACCCGAGCACGACCGCGCGCCCGGCCTCCGCCTCGCCCAGGAGGGCGCGCACCCGCACACCGAGGTCGCGCCCGGCCGCGTACACGACGGAAGGGAGCTGCGGCACATGCTTGCCGAGGACGTTCGACACCAAGAGATGCGCCCGCTTCGGATTGCGGCGCAGGGCGAGGCCGAGCAGGCCGCTCAGCCCCGCGTCCCCGGCCAACTCCACACCGAGCCGCTCGGCGACCCACGTCCCTGACCACACCGTCGCCGGCTCCACCACGTCGTCGTTCACAGTCCTCGCACAGTCCTTACGTTCGGAAAAAGGGGGCCCGGGCGCTCAGGCGGCCCGGGTGCTCAGCCGGAGAGCCCGGCGGTGAGCAGTTCCACGAAGCCGATGTCCTCGCGTGCGACGCCGAAGACCTCGGCGCGCTGGAGGGTCCTCTCGGCCCAGGCGCGGTGCGGCTTCACTTCGTTCATCTTGTTCGTGTACGCCGAGCGCATGACCCCGCCGCCGTCCCGCTCCGGGCGCAGGATGTCCTCGGCGTCGCTGAACTCCTCGTGGCTGACGACCGAGAGCGCGTGCACGGGCAGCACGTGCGAGGGGTGGATGCAGGTCTTGCCGAGCAGGCCGTTGGCCCGGTCGAGCTCGATCTCGCGCAGCAGCCCGTCGATGTCGTGCTCGATGAGCGCCTGCCGCAGCTCCTCGGCCCGGCCCTCGAGGAAGGGGCTGCGGCGCAGCTGCGGCTTGAACATCCTCTCCTGGGCGCGGAAGTACTCCCACACAGGGCCTGTCACGGTGAAGCCGGTGCCGTCGGCCCTGCCGAGGCGGTTCACCACGTCGGCGATGACGGAGGCCACGATGTGCACGTCGTACGCGGTCATGTGCGGCGGCCTGCGCAGTCCGTACGCCGAGCAGAAGTCGGTGACGCCGAGCCGCAGCGCGAGCACCCGCTCGCGGTACTTGTCGACGGTGCGGGCGATCCCGGCGAGGGTCTCCGAGCGGCTCTCCAGGTGCAGCAGTTCCGGCGATTCGAGGACCGGCATCGCGAAGAGCCTGCGGCCGCTCGCGGCTTCCGCCACGGCGAGCGACTCCAGGAAGGCGACGCCGCGCTCCTCGGTGAACTTGGGCAGCACGAATCCGGAAAGCAGCCGGATCCCGGCGCCGAGTCGCTCCGTCAGGTCGGCTATCTGTTCGGGCGTCCGGACCCGTATGAAGAGAAGCGGAGGCTCCGCGCCGTCCCGCCCGGCCAGGTCGGCGAACTGCCTGACCAGGTTCTCCTCAGCGCCGACGACTTCCGCGTCGTCGATCGAGTCCTCTAGGCAGAGCACCATCGAGATCACGCCATGCCCTGCCTGTTTGAGGATGTCGTCGGCGAGGCGGGGGCGCGTGGCAGGGCTGTAGAGCGTGGCTCCCAGGGCGGCGGCGAGCAGGCGCGGGGAGGAGTCCGCGGTGAAGGCGCACGGCTCCCGATGGAAGAGACGCTGTCGCACCTCTGGGGCTATATGCCCGAAATGACGCATGATTTCCCCTGTACTCGTCGGCGCGACCCGACGTGATGTGGCCGGTAATAGTACGTAGGGACGGGTGTCAAGGGTTCCCCACGGGCATGAAATTCAAGTAACTCGGCCATGACAGTCACACAGGCCACACACCGTCACCCCCGCGTTGTCCCGTTCAAACCCGGGAAGGCAGGATGACCGCATGACGCACGCGATGTTGAAGGGGTCGAACGTCCCGCTCGAAGCCACCGCCGTCCGCGCCGTGCTGCGCTGGACCCCTGGTCAGGGCGTCCCGGACGTCGACGCGTCGGCTCTGCTCCTCGGCGCCGACGGCCGCGTGCGGTCCGACGAGGACTTCGTCTTCTACAACCAGCCGCGCCATCCGTCGGGCAAGGTCTGGCGGCTCGGCAAGAAGCGCGTCTCCCAGGGCCTCTCCGAGGGCCTGACCGACACGATCCAGACGGACATGGCGGGCCTCGACCCCGCCGTGCACCGCGTCCTGCTCGTCGCCTCCGCCGAGAACGTCGCCTTCGAGAACGTGCGCGCGCTGCGCATCCTGCTGTACGACGCCGGCGCGGGCGAGGCCGAACCGCTCGCGTACTTCGACATCACCCCGCAGACGGGCGCCGAGACGGCCCTGATCTGCGGCGAGCTCTACCGCCGCGGCGAGGTCTGGAAGTTCCGCGCCCTGGGCGAGGGCTATCTGAACGGCCTGGAGGGTCTCGCCGGCGACTTCGGCATCTCCGTGGACGAGTCGGAGGCGGTGCCCGAGCCGACGACCGAGGCCTCGCTCCCGCAGCCGTACCCCCAGCGGCAGCCGCTGCCCGAGGCTGCCACGCAGGCGCAGGCCCCGGGTCCCGCCCAAGGTCCGAGCCAGACTTCGGCCCCGCAGATCCCCGCCCCGCAGCCCTTCCCCTCCCCGGCCCCGCAGCCCGCGTACGGCTACCCTCCCGAGCCACCGCGCCACCAGCCCGCCCCGCAGCCGTCCTACGGCTACCCGCAGCACCCGCCCGCCCACGCGGCGCCGGTCCCGCAGCCTTCGTACGGCTATCCGCAGCCCGTGGCGCCGATGCCCGACCCGAACTTCCGGCTGCCGCCCCAGGGCCCGCAGTTCCTCGCACGCTGAGGACGCTGAGGACGCGGGGCCGCTCAGCAGACCGAGCGGGGCGGGCGGGGCGAGCGGGAGCGGGCTGGGCGGGCCGAGCGGGCTCAGCACGCCGATTGGGCCGAGCGCAATGAGCGCCCGGGGCCCGTTCAGGCGCCGCCCACCTTCGACTTGTAGCCACGGCCCCACTGCAGCCCCCAGCCGTAGAGACGGTCGAGCTCGGCCTGGAAGCCGTACACGAACTTCACCTCGCGGCGCACGACCATCTCGCCCTTGACGTTCTCCAGCGTGAAGATGGCGCAGGAGCGCGCCTGCGGCTGGCGCTCGTCCAGGTCGATCTCGATCCGCGGGCCGTTGCTGGGGTAGAGCGTCACCTTGGCGTGCGTGCGGTCGAAGGCCGGCGTCTGGTCGTATATGTAGGCGAAGAACAGCAGCCGCTTGATCGACTCACGGTGGTCGAGGTTCACGTAGATCGTCTCGCCCGACGGCGAACCGAAACGGTCGTCGCCGCTGAGCTTCACGTGAGGCGGCGCGTTCAGGTCCCCGAAGAAGCTGCCCAGCGGCTGCACGACGCCCTTGGCGCCGTCCATCGTCTCGTACAGACAGCCGAGGTCGAGGTCCACGTTGACCACGCCCTGGGTGTGCGCCTGCACCACGTCCGGCTGGAACATCTTCAGGGGGTGCCGCAGCAGGCCGGCGCCCTTGGGTTTGCCGATGATGTCGGACGTGCGCATCTGCCAGGAGAGGTTGACCCGGAGGTTGCCGGTGGCCGCGCCCTGTTTGTTGAGCGAGACCGTCGGGTGCCGCTTGGTGAGTTCGATGGAGTTCGTCGCGGCGCTGCCCGACTCGTAGTCCATCGTTCGCCCACGCCACAAACCGTCCCAGAAGGACATCGCCGCCCCCAAAAAAAGTGCCGGAGCCTCATGAGCCCCATGGGCCCTGTGAGTTCCTTACGAATGCGAACGGGGCGGCCAGGAGGACTCGTCCTCGATGGCCGCCCCGTTCAGAAGCGTTCCTCACCCGGCCCCGCGTCACACTCCGGGAACGGATCGGACCCTGGGTCAGACCTGGGCCAGACTTGGGTCAGACCTGGGCCAGACCTGGATCAGGCCTGGGTCAGACGCCGGAAGGCACCTCGGCCTTCTCGTCCGAACCCGAGCCCTTGCCCTTGCCCTCCGCCGCCGCGATGCGCTTGTTGCGGCGCAC
This region includes:
- a CDS encoding phosphoribosyltransferase, translating into MNDDVVEPATVWSGTWVAERLGVELAGDAGLSGLLGLALRRNPKRAHLLVSNVLGKHVPQLPSVVYAAGRDLGVRVRALLGEAEAGRAVVLGYAETATGLGHCVADGIGLAPYLHSTRRPVDGVRRAGGFEESHSHATSHLLLPEDPRLLTRDGPLVLVDDEFSTGNTVLNTIRALHELYPRERYVIVALVDMRSPEDQGRLTDFAREIGARVDLIAMASGTVSLPEGVLERGQALVEEYEASALPAPRREAGSVTRVDLAWPAAVPDGGRHGFTPEHRASLDAALPGMANRLAEAVALGGAPNAVPQSASEATPATRVLVLGFEELMYAPLALGVALEERLSGGAVEVRYSTTTRSPVLAVDDPGYAIRSRLVFPAHDDPADGPGERYAYNVAGGGFDAIVLVVDSVADRPELHAPDGLLAQLAAHAPQVLLAVVPSYVPQQASEYVPERPSMLPEPLRGPDFSSYPAEDVGWLLQDLSDVTLEAPTEEREEAIQSGGAHYAESLPVEYQPSPQYQELFRAALGTSAARIAQAVGAVTETVLAECSPRPVLVSLARAGTPVGVLMRRWAQHRHGLDLPHYAVSIVRGRGIDANALRWLAAHHDPADVVFVDGWTGKGAITRELADAVREFEAAGGPVGFNPEIAVLADPGSCVRTYGTREDFLIPSACLNSTVSGLISRTVLRADLVGPDDFHGAKFYRELADGDVSLDFLDAVTARFDEVADSVDAQVKELLSADRAPTWEGWAAVERISEEYGIHDVNLVKPGVGETTRVLLRRVPWKILAREGAGADLDHVRLLAEQRGVPVEEVSELPYTCVGLIHPQFTRGATGTDGKAVAAK
- a CDS encoding HpcH/HpaI aldolase/citrate lyase family protein — protein: MRHFGHIAPEVRQRLFHREPCAFTADSSPRLLAAALGATLYSPATRPRLADDILKQAGHGVISMVLCLEDSIDDAEVVGAEENLVRQFADLAGRDGAEPPLLFIRVRTPEQIADLTERLGAGIRLLSGFVLPKFTEERGVAFLESLAVAEAASGRRLFAMPVLESPELLHLESRSETLAGIARTVDKYRERVLALRLGVTDFCSAYGLRRPPHMTAYDVHIVASVIADVVNRLGRADGTGFTVTGPVWEYFRAQERMFKPQLRRSPFLEGRAEELRQALIEHDIDGLLREIELDRANGLLGKTCIHPSHVLPVHALSVVSHEEFSDAEDILRPERDGGGVMRSAYTNKMNEVKPHRAWAERTLQRAEVFGVAREDIGFVELLTAGLSG
- a CDS encoding TerD family protein; the encoded protein is MTHAMLKGSNVPLEATAVRAVLRWTPGQGVPDVDASALLLGADGRVRSDEDFVFYNQPRHPSGKVWRLGKKRVSQGLSEGLTDTIQTDMAGLDPAVHRVLLVASAENVAFENVRALRILLYDAGAGEAEPLAYFDITPQTGAETALICGELYRRGEVWKFRALGEGYLNGLEGLAGDFGISVDESEAVPEPTTEASLPQPYPQRQPLPEAATQAQAPGPAQGPSQTSAPQIPAPQPFPSPAPQPAYGYPPEPPRHQPAPQPSYGYPQHPPAHAAPVPQPSYGYPQPVAPMPDPNFRLPPQGPQFLAR
- a CDS encoding Tellurium resistance — its product is MSFWDGLWRGRTMDYESGSAATNSIELTKRHPTVSLNKQGAATGNLRVNLSWQMRTSDIIGKPKGAGLLRHPLKMFQPDVVQAHTQGVVNVDLDLGCLYETMDGAKGVVQPLGSFFGDLNAPPHVKLSGDDRFGSPSGETIYVNLDHRESIKRLLFFAYIYDQTPAFDRTHAKVTLYPSNGPRIEIDLDERQPQARSCAIFTLENVKGEMVVRREVKFVYGFQAELDRLYGWGLQWGRGYKSKVGGA